In the Klebsiella aerogenes KCTC 2190 genome, one interval contains:
- the mazG gene encoding nucleoside triphosphate pyrophosphohydrolase, with the protein MTQIDRLLGIMRRLRDPENGCPWDKEQTFATIAPYTLEETYEVLDAIAREDFDDLRGELGDLLFQVVFYAQMAQEEGRFDFNDICAAISDKLERRHPHIFGDASAGNSAEVLARWEQIKSAERAEKAQHSALDDIPHSLPALMRAHKIQRRCSAVGFDWTSLGPVLDKVHEEIDEVMHEAQQAVVDEAKLEEEVGDLLFATVNLSRHLGVKAEVALQKANLKFERRFREVERIVAARGLEMTGVDLETMEEVWQEVKRQETDL; encoded by the coding sequence ATGACTCAAATTGACCGCCTGCTCGGTATTATGCGTCGCCTGCGCGACCCGGAAAACGGCTGCCCGTGGGATAAAGAACAGACCTTTGCCACTATCGCCCCTTATACCCTTGAAGAGACCTATGAAGTGCTGGACGCCATTGCGCGCGAAGATTTTGACGATCTGCGCGGCGAGCTTGGCGATCTGCTGTTCCAGGTGGTGTTCTATGCGCAGATGGCGCAGGAAGAAGGGCGTTTTGATTTCAACGATATCTGCGCCGCCATCAGCGACAAACTGGAACGTCGTCATCCGCATATCTTTGGCGATGCTTCGGCCGGGAACAGTGCGGAAGTGCTGGCGCGCTGGGAGCAGATTAAGAGCGCGGAACGAGCGGAAAAGGCGCAACACTCGGCGCTGGATGATATTCCGCATAGCCTGCCGGCGCTGATGCGCGCGCATAAAATTCAGCGTCGCTGCTCGGCTGTGGGCTTTGACTGGACCTCGCTTGGCCCGGTGCTCGATAAAGTGCATGAAGAGATAGATGAAGTCATGCATGAAGCGCAGCAGGCGGTGGTTGATGAAGCTAAACTTGAGGAAGAAGTGGGCGATTTGCTGTTCGCCACGGTGAATTTGTCCCGTCATTTAGGGGTTAAAGCCGAGGTCGCATTGCAGAAAGCGAACCTCAAATTTGAGCGCCGCTTCCGCGAAGTTGAGCGGATTGTCGCCGCCAGAGGTCTGGAAATGACCGGCGTTGACCTCGAAACCATGGAAGAAGTATGGCAGGAAGTAAAACGCCAGGAAACTGATCTCTAA
- the relA gene encoding GTP diphosphokinase: MVAVRSAHLNKAGEFDPKKWIASLGISSQQSCERLAETWDYCRVTTQGHPQADLLLWRGVEMVEILSMLNMDIDTLRAALLFPLADGNVVSEEVLQESVGKSVVTLIHGVRDMAAIRQLKATHTDTVSSEQVDNIRRMLLAMVDDFRCVVIKLAERIAHLREVKDEPEDERVLAAKECTNIYAPLANRLGIGQLKWELEDYCFRYLHPAEYKRIAKLLHERRIDREHYIDEFVGHLRSEMKNEGVKAEVYGRPKHIYSIWRKMQKKHLAFDELFDVRAVRIVAERLQDCYAALGIVHTHYRHLPDEFDDYVANPKPNGYQSIHTVVLGPGGKTVEIQIRTKQMHEDAELGVAAHWKYKEGTSAGASGGRGHEDRIAWLRKLIAWQEEMADSGEMLDEVRSQVFDDRVYVFTPKGDVVDLPAGSTPLDFAYHIHSDVGHRCIGAKIGGRIVPFTYQLQMGDQIEIITQKQPNPSRDWLNPNLGYVTTSRGRSKIHAWFRKQDRDKNILAGRQILDDELEHLGISLKDAEKHLLPRYNFNELDELLAAIGGGDIRLNQMVNFLQAQFNKPSAAEQDAAALKQLQQKTYTPQNRSKDNGRVVVEGVGNLMHHIARCCQPIPGDEIVGFITQGRGISVHRADCDQLAELQSHAPERIVDAVWGESYSAGYSLVVRVVANDRSGLLRDITTILANEKVNVLGVASRSDTKQQLATIDMTIEIYNLQVLGRVLGKLNQVPDVIDARRLHGG; encoded by the coding sequence ATGGTTGCGGTAAGAAGTGCACATCTTAATAAAGCTGGTGAGTTTGACCCGAAGAAATGGATCGCGAGTCTGGGGATTTCCAGCCAGCAGTCGTGTGAGCGCTTAGCCGAGACCTGGGATTATTGTCGCGTAACAACGCAGGGACACCCGCAGGCGGATCTCCTGCTTTGGCGCGGCGTGGAGATGGTAGAAATTCTCTCCATGCTCAATATGGATATCGATACCTTGCGGGCCGCTTTACTGTTTCCGCTGGCGGACGGCAACGTCGTCAGCGAAGAGGTCCTGCAAGAGAGCGTCGGCAAATCCGTCGTTACCCTGATTCACGGCGTGCGTGATATGGCGGCGATTCGCCAGCTTAAAGCCACGCACACCGACACCGTCTCCTCAGAACAGGTCGACAATATTCGCCGCATGCTGCTGGCGATGGTCGATGATTTCCGCTGCGTGGTTATCAAGCTTGCGGAACGTATCGCTCACCTGCGCGAGGTAAAAGATGAACCCGAAGATGAGCGCGTACTGGCAGCAAAAGAGTGTACCAACATCTATGCGCCGCTGGCGAACCGCTTAGGCATCGGTCAACTGAAGTGGGAACTGGAAGACTACTGCTTCCGTTACCTGCATCCAGCCGAATATAAGCGTATTGCTAAGTTGCTGCACGAACGCCGTATTGACCGCGAACATTACATCGATGAGTTCGTCGGCCACCTGCGTTCAGAAATGAAAAATGAAGGCGTGAAGGCTGAGGTATACGGGCGTCCGAAGCATATCTATAGTATCTGGCGCAAAATGCAGAAGAAGCATCTCGCTTTTGATGAGCTGTTTGACGTGCGTGCGGTACGTATCGTCGCTGAACGTTTGCAGGATTGCTACGCGGCGCTGGGGATCGTGCATACCCACTATCGTCATCTGCCTGACGAATTTGATGATTACGTCGCCAACCCGAAACCGAACGGCTACCAGTCTATTCACACCGTGGTGCTTGGGCCGGGCGGTAAAACGGTTGAGATCCAAATTCGCACCAAACAGATGCATGAAGACGCCGAGCTCGGCGTGGCGGCGCACTGGAAGTATAAAGAGGGTACCAGCGCCGGGGCGAGCGGCGGTCGCGGCCATGAAGACCGTATCGCCTGGCTGCGTAAGCTGATCGCCTGGCAGGAAGAGATGGCCGATTCCGGCGAAATGCTCGACGAAGTGCGTAGCCAGGTCTTCGACGACCGGGTCTACGTGTTTACCCCGAAGGGCGACGTGGTTGATCTGCCGGCGGGCTCAACTCCACTCGACTTTGCCTACCATATCCATAGCGATGTCGGGCACCGCTGCATCGGCGCCAAAATTGGCGGGCGCATTGTGCCGTTCACCTATCAGCTGCAGATGGGCGATCAGATTGAGATAATCACCCAGAAGCAGCCGAACCCAAGCCGCGACTGGCTGAACCCGAACCTTGGCTACGTGACCACCAGCCGTGGACGCTCCAAAATTCATGCCTGGTTCCGTAAACAGGATCGCGATAAAAACATTCTCGCCGGGCGGCAGATCCTCGATGATGAGCTCGAGCATCTGGGCATCAGCTTGAAGGATGCCGAGAAACATCTGCTGCCGCGCTACAACTTTAATGAACTGGATGAACTGCTGGCGGCTATCGGTGGCGGCGATATTCGCCTTAACCAGATGGTCAACTTCCTGCAGGCGCAGTTCAACAAACCGAGCGCCGCCGAGCAGGATGCCGCCGCGCTGAAGCAACTGCAGCAAAAAACCTACACCCCGCAGAACCGCAGCAAAGATAATGGCCGGGTGGTGGTTGAGGGCGTCGGCAATCTGATGCATCACATTGCCCGCTGCTGCCAGCCGATCCCCGGCGACGAAATCGTCGGCTTTATCACCCAGGGGCGCGGGATTTCAGTACACCGCGCCGACTGCGATCAGCTGGCTGAGCTGCAGTCTCACGCGCCGGAACGCATCGTTGATGCGGTATGGGGCGAGAGCTATTCGGCGGGATATTCGCTGGTGGTGCGCGTGGTCGCCAACGACCGCAGCGGCCTGCTGCGCGACATTACCACTATTCTTGCCAACGAGAAGGTGAACGTGCTGGGGGTGGCCAGCCGCAGCGATACGAAACAGCAGCTGGCGACCATCGATATGACCATTGAAATCTACAACCTGCAGGTGTTGGGCCGGGTGCTCGGCAAGCTGAACCAGGTGCCGGATGTGATCGACGCGCGTCGTCTGCACGGCGGTTAA